GGGGTGGCATTCACTGCGAAGTTCACACGCTTTCCTGGGGGCTTTCTGTGATGACGCAATTCGTCTTGCCAAGCAGCGCAGAGAGCTGCGTGCGTCCCAGCCTGACTGTCGGGGAAGTCAAAGGGGAAGTCCGGAGCTCCACTTTCCAGCAGCAGCTTCCTTCGGTCTCGACAGCCGATCGGGCGTGCGCCGtagcgacagagaagcacaaACAACCGGGCGACGGCGCTACTcacaggaagaaacagatcGATGCCGGAGAAGGGCGAAGACGGCCCAGTCGCAGAAATCTGTTCCGACCGAGAGGGTACCACACACGCCGGGAACGAATGCTTTCCTTCGACCTTGTCAAAACTTCCTGAAGCAGTGGCAACAAAAGAACGGTATGGAGCCGCGGGCGGGGCTCTCCATACAACGAGACAGGGAATCAACTTCTCCACACTACTGCGTGAACCACCTGCAGAGACCGATCCGACGTTGTCACTTCGGGCCGCGGTTCTTACTGCAGGTGCGGAGTCCACAGGGCGACCGGATAATGGCGACGCGTCATTCGCTCCTGTATTGACATCAGGTGGAATTACTATTTCTCCTCCTACCCTGGCTACCCTGGCAGCATCGGAGGgactcgcttcttttccactTGCCACAACCGAAGAGCTAACAATTCCAGCAGATGCATTTGCGGAAAGGACCTGCGCCTGCTCGTGAGGAAGGTCCGGCAGAGCCACTACTTCGCccagttcttcctctcctatCCTCACAATGTTCTGGTCAAGAGAGCTGCAAAGCTCCAAACTCGTTTCCTGGAAGCCGCATGGGCCAGGCTTAGGCTGAGTCCCTCTTTGGAGACCTTCTGCAATCCCTCcacctgcttcttccttgtgTCGACGgcgttttccctcttctcgcaCTTCTGCTGTGTCAGGCAAATCCTCCCAATCACTGTCGTGACTTCGCTTCGCAATTCCTCGTTGTCTCGTTCCACATGAGAGGCTGTTCactttctgcctcgtctgcagAAGGGCACGGAGGCTCGCCCCGCGAACGGTCGTCTCTTCGGAATGTCCCTTGTCCGGATGAGGCAACCCTCGCTGAGCGCGCAAGGCTTGACGAGCgtcctgtttttccttcagCCTCAtcagcagcttcttcagATTCAGTCGCTTCCTGCTGCGACGCACGGGTTCCCATAAAGAGCTCGAGGCTTCAGCTGTGGCCTCACTGCGAACGGCTTTGTCGAAGAGCCTGGAGGCTGCCCACCTGCTCTCACACCACGCAAAGCGATACAAATCGTCGAGCTGCGAACTTTGCTTCTGTGGCTCTTGTGACTGCTTAGCAGGGACCCCTGGAATGCGCCGAGTCCGAGGAGGGAACGGACCGAGAAGTGGAGGCAAGAAAACATCAAGGGGTAGGATCGCATCACCAGGAGGAGCCGCGCTGCAGCAGCCATTCGTCAACGTTTCATGAGTAAGACGCTTCCACCAGAGTTGCGGGGTGACAGCCGCAGGATCAGTTGTAGCCGACATCAGTTGGTCCCGCTGGAGCCTTGTTGCCTCCGAAGCTGGTGGAGTCTCCAAATGGGCTTCACCGAGGAAAGGCTCACCAAAGGCGAGGTCCTCGCTgcccttcgcctcttctcttgtttgCTTGCAGTGCTGCTGAAGGCACCTTCTGATGGACGGTGTCTTGAGCGTCAGCGCCAGCAGCGCCAGAGCATGTGGCCCCACCAACTCGAACCAAGCAACATCATCAATTAACTCAATCTGAACAGCTACTGAGTCGCCCATCGAAACATCGTCGGCGCAGGGATCGCGGTGACCAACCGAAGAAGAGCCCCCTTGTTGGGTCGCTTGAAGTGCCTCAGCCGCCCCGCGGATCTCTTTGTGAGCGGCGTCGGAAGCCGAAGGATGAATCCACAGCCAAAGAGTGCGaacttcgtctctccgtttcttcccgTCGGGTTCGGGAGATCCTTGGTTGCGCGTTCCCGGGGTACCGTTCTGAGAGTAATCATCGGGTTCAGGTTCCACAGGCTTCCAGAGAAACTCGGCGGGCCCAATGAAGGTTCGCCGCTCCTCTGACAATCCGCGGGTGAACAGAGACAACCGGCCCCGCTGTCTGCCGGAGATGAAGAGGCGACTcaggaaaacagaggcgTCTGCTCCACACGAGACAaggactgcagagagagcgtcGACAGAACCGCGGAGCTCCAACAGCTGCATGTAAGATCGGTCATGGATCAGGGCTTTGTGTTTCGAGTATCGATACAGCTTTCGCTGACAACGCTGTGTTGGATGAGACGCCAAACGGTAGCCCCAGAGGTTGACCATGTGGAACCGCTTGGCGTGAAAAAAGTGCGTTGCCAACCACCTTCTTGGGAAGGCTGCCCGACGACTGTAGATGGTTGCGAGAGCAGCAGGGCGCCGACGGTCTTTGCGAACTCGTCGGCTCGGCTGTACACACGAGATGCAAGAAGCGGGCAGAACAAGGGAGCAGACACACTATTCCTCAGCGGTGTCCCCCGTTCCCCTGGGGAATCGCTTCACATGGCCAGAATGAATTTTCGCGGACGCTGGAGAGTGTGTTAGGATGTGGTGCTAGGCTACGCATTGTTAGAGAAAGCAAATCAGGCACCTCCGTCGGAAACAACAGCTGCAAATTCGCGTACTGGAGCCTACGTTTAGATGTGAAACAGAATGCAAGTGGGTCCCCACAGCAGCACGCACGCTCTCCCATCTGCTATTGCATGTCACCAGAAACAGTAGCGACGGGTTTCTGTAGTTCCCTGCAATTTCTCTGGTTGGTACTGGAGACTGCAAATGGTGCCTCTCCGTGGAGTGCTACAAAGCAACAGCAGCGGTTATCCCCTAGAGAGAAAAAGTAGTTTGCCGGGAAAACCAGCCCCAAATTTAGGCTAGCAGCGGCCCATATGCAAGCAAATCGTTAAGAAAATGTGTCTTACTCGAGGAGGGGCCTTTGCCATTTCTTCCAAGATTGGCCGCCTGCACCGTCTGGGAACTCGATATGGATTATACGACATGCATCTTCGGCGCAGCTCAACATGCAATCGCTGGAATGCGCGCTTGGCAACTCCTTGGTGCTCGATTCGACTGGcccttcctgtttcttctcttgttgcatcttctgcgtctcctgaaGCCTCTAGCTGGTGGCGCTGCTTCCGAGGCAACTGCTCTTGCTGGCGCTGCTTGCGAAGCTGTTGGTTTTGTTCGCGCTGCTGATGCTgtttcgcatgcagatggTGCGGAATATTCCGTATCCCTTCTAGCAGACTCCGTAGTTCGCGCTCCCTGGCTCGCACAAGGGCAGGGACCGACAGCAACTGCGGCAACGGCGGGATCTGAGGAGTTCCCGAGGCTGACCTAAGGGTATCCGGGAACGATGGAGGCTCTTCCGTTCCTGCTGCCACCGTCACTGACTGCGCTTCTGCGGGGAAAGGTGGAAGGGGCGACAATGGAGGGAAGAAGGGTATGGCAGATGCGCCCGAACTGAAAGACAAACTCTCTTTACGCCCCATTCTACCGGAGGAAACCTGGACAGCCGCGGAGTAGGGACACGCCGATAGAAGCTGAGACGATGTCGCAGCTGCAGATGTACTCGATGTGGGGTTCTCAAGTCTCTCACCAGAAGCGCTCTGGTCTGGTCGCTGACGCTTCTTTTGAGATGCCCCCCGATGAGGCGGGCCAGTCCCGACTGCCATGGTAAATGCCCCAGACGGACAGCACTACAGGCTGTACGTAGCCGCGGAGAAGCAAGCGTGTCACCACTAAAACATGGACAAGACCTGAAGTGGTGGGGGCAGAAGCAGGGTATGTGTTGAAACGTTGGACCTCCGTATCGATACGAAGTCTTGCGTGTCCCACAAGTCAAGAGCAGTCTCGAGAACCAAAGACCGCAACCCCCAACCGTGGAGGAAGCTACAGCACTTCACGGAGGAAAAATGAGTCAGCTTTGGAATGGtaagagagaggaaaaggaaacacacaGTGGGCGTTTGCATGGCAGGATCACAAGGGAGTTGAGTGATCAAAAGGTATTAATGAATAACAGCACCGTTCCACCGTTTGCTACCCTCACAAAGAATACTTGGATCCGGATGGGCAAGCATGCTGTTTGAGGTCAGACGTGTTTTTACCATAGAGCATAAAGCTGAAAAGAAGTCACCTGAAACGACCTGCAGAcgcgagacgaaaaaagggGATGGGCGACCTCTTACGTCCAATCCAGCATTTCGTCCGCCTAACTAATGCATTAGCAAGACGCCCCTCTGCGGAAATTGTGGGACACGATACAGCAACTGCACAAATAACAAACGCAGCATTATCAAAGGAGCACGAGTTTGCAGCTattcttctgctgctgagCTATACTTCCGCAGAATGGACCGAAAAAGTGTCTACTATTCTGTTCTAACAAAACTTTCCTCTGGGTACGATGCCTTTGCCATCGCCAGCGTCGGCATGCGTGCttctggcgcatgcatgctttTGACATCATCGACACTAAACAGTCTACGGTCAGTTGCAAATTTAGCCAACCAAAAATGCAACAGACGGTATCCTCGAACTCAACAGCTAGCGCCTTGAGAATCAGAAGACACTGTGTCCGTTTTTTTGTGAATCGTCACCGTGAAGACCATGCTGGCTAGGTCGCTGTACTGTAACTAAGCACAGGTACTGTTTGATGGCGGACGCCGAGGTCACTTGGCTCCTAATGCGAGCGGAATCGTTTTTGGTAGCTCCGTGAAGAAGGGCGTTTACAGCCCAGAGACTCCGACATCCATGGGGCCTTACAGTCACACGGGCAACATACACAGCATCGTTTTCGGTAGTGGACAAATCGGACTGGATCCTAGGACCATGCAACTCGTGAGAGGCGGTGTTAAGGAACAAACACAGCAGGTGCGCGAACTGATAATCGCAATGTCGTTTCTTTTGGATCGTTCGAAACGTTTGGAGCGAGGTGATATAACGCATCATAGTCTGCCATAAAAaacccttctccacctgAGACGAGAGAGATTTTGTTAGGTGACAGATTTTCTGAGACGAGGTGTCGGCGCTCAGGCGCGCACGTCACGTACCCACTGCGCCAGTTCGCCATTTCACGGTGCATTTTTTGGCAGTGTAAGACCTTCAGAGGTGAAGAAAAAATGACAGGACAGGTAACCACcgcatcttcttcaactgTGGCTTCTGACACCGTTCTTTTCATACGTGTGCGCGCAGTGCCTGGCTAACGGAGAATTTTTGAACACTGCAACGCGTTCTCCGAAGAATTCATCTAGCAATATCACACTTCTAACCGAGATGGCTAACTTCGGTCTCGTCAGCCGAGTCTACGGACAGTTTTTCTCAGACACTTTTGCTGGCCACCAGGGCACAGAAAGGGGCTCTCCTCGAAATGAAACAGACAATGGCGTTGCCCCGGCTCGGGCTGCCTCTGCGACCCGAGAGCTGTCAATGCGCGCTCTTATTGTGATAAATGCAGCCAATGTAACTAACAGTGCTACTCGTTGACCAAACTTGGGAGTCCTGTTCAGTTTTTCCCGCTTGTTAAAGTGGCTGCGTGCTTTGTCGTTGCTTGCCGTGTTGTGTGCCGCAGCGTTGGGATGCTGGTATGTAGAACGCTCCATGGGCTCATACACAGCGTGTCTGACCATCACCGGTGAGTTCGATCAAAGATGAATTAGAAGAAGTCCGAATAGACCATGTAGTGCAAATTACAGGAAAGGTCCTACATTTCTCCTATCGATGCTGCCCTACACGCTGCCGGTGCAGTGTTCACAAGGCGACGCTGCTCGCCTGCTCGAACTGTCAGGACAGTTTTGCTTTCCTCGGCACCATAACCAGAGCGAAGAGTGTGTTAAGGAAGTGCATGGTGATACGGTTTTTTCGGTGCCAGCTTTCTCGTGATACTAGTCGTGGGAGGGACATTCCACGGCCCACGATGTGTTACGATGCGGGTATCCTACGTCAGTCGAATACGCACAGTGCTGGAATCAGCAAATGACTGCAGTGTGGACTGGAACTGTTCAGAATACTGTCCAGGGTTCGGTGATACGTATGGCAGACTCTGGCTGGCACATACCACTTGTGTTTTTCCATCGAAGGGCCCCAATAAACTAGTGGGCCAGAGAGAATCAGTGGCTAGTTCCGTTCGGAAACATTCGGGTGTGAGCTTGGTTGGGGGGCCTCGCGAAACTAGTAGATGCTATCCCCCTTGATGACAGACGAATGTGGTAGGGGCTGCTTAGACAGTCCCACTGCTAAAACAGATAGATGCATGATCGAGAGGGATAATCATTCCCAAGGCGTCTGTTTGTTTGCTTTACAATGCACACACGTGCTGCAATGCCATGTAAGAGGGACCCACAAATCATTTGAAAAGGGCTGCTTTGATGGCGCGGATCAGGAGAACAGTGTCAAGCCCACAAAAGGCCACACCTGTGTGGTGGTGGCAGCACCCCTACTGGTTCATTTATCGATGATGTGAGAGGCGCAGGAATATCACTGCCTGACACCACACCGAGTTTGCTTCCTTGAAGAGACGAAGTCAAACTATTAACTCATCCAACAGAACTGTCATGGCACTATGCTGCACTGAAAACGAAACACGGTAGCACATGAGGATAACCAAGGAAGTGTGCAACCATTCGTCTCTAGGATCCTTATCCAGTTGCGTTGATCCTCGTGGCCAGCCACTTCTCCACCGGCACGAAGAAACACCATTTTAGATTAAAGCGGTTCGTGACATTGCAGTCGGGAAAAAGTGGACGGCACAACTGGGCCGAGAGCTTCGCTCGGCCGCCGATTCGGTGCTGGACACTTGCCGGATGAGGTTTACCCGAGACTCATGAGATCTCGATTTTGGAGCTGCTCGTGAGAGCTGTCAAACGCGGGTTGACCGCCCAGACTTCTTGTTGTGTGACCGTAATTCTGGACTCTCCGTGAATGTGTTGTGCTTGTCCACGTGCCACGGAGAAGAGGTAATGAGCAAAACAGGGGGAACACGTTGCAGTGATTCGTTGGTTTTA
This portion of the Toxoplasma gondii ME49 chromosome III, whole genome shotgun sequence genome encodes:
- a CDS encoding POPLD (NUC188) domain-containing protein (encoded by transcript TGME49_254730), which translates into the protein MAVGTGPPHRGASQKKRQRPDQSASGERLENPTSSTSAAATSSQLLSACPYSAAVQVSSGRMGRKESLSFSSGASAIPFFPPLSPLPPFPAEAQSVTVAAGTEEPPSFPDTLRSASGTPQIPPLPQLLSVPALVRARERELRSLLEGIRNIPHHLHAKQHQQREQNQQLRKQRQQEQLPRKQRHQLEASGDAEDATREETGRASRIEHQGVAKRAFQRLHVELRRRCMSYNPYRVPRRCRRPILEEMAKAPPRPSRRVRKDRRRPAALATIYSRRAAFPRRWLATHFFHAKRFHMVNLWGYRLASHPTQRCQRKLYRYSKHKALIHDRSYMQLLELRGSVDALSAVLVSCGADASVFLSRLFISGRQRGRLSLFTRGLSEERRTFIGPAEFLWKPVEPEPDDYSQNGTPGTRNQGSPEPDGKKRRDEVRTLWLWIHPSASDAAHKEIRGAAEALQATQQGGSSSVGHRDPCADDVSMGDSVAVQIELIDDVAWFELVGPHALALLALTLKTPSIRRCLQQHCKQTREEAKGSEDLAFGEPFLGEAHLETPPASEATRLQRDQLMSATTDPAAVTPQLWWKRLTHETLTNGCCSAAPPGDAILPLDVFLPPLLGPFPPRTRRIPGVPAKQSQEPQKQSSQLDDLYRFAWCESRWAASRLFDKAVRSEATAEASSSLWEPVRRSRKRLNLKKLLMRLKEKQDARQALRAQRGLPHPDKGHSEETTVRGASLRALLQTRQKVNSLSCGTRQRGIAKRSHDSDWEDLPDTAEVREEGKRRRHKEEAGGGIAEGLQRGTQPKPGPCGFQETSLELCSSLDQNIVRIGEEELGEVVALPDLPHEQAQVLSANASAGIVSSSVVASGKEASPSDAARVARVGGEIVIPPDVNTGANDASPLSGRPVDSAPAVRTAARSDNVGSVSAGGSRSSVEKLIPCLVVWRAPPAAPYRSFVATASGSFDKVEGKHSFPACVVPSRSEQISATGPSSPFSGIDLFLPVSSAVARLFVLLCRYGARPIGCRDRRKLLLESGAPDFPFDFPDSQAGTHAALCAAWQDELRHHRKPPGKRVNFAVNATPCPFFPTWRLALKPCGSANPAGVSESHGFPDHSSGLAHQAGDVPASQGASALIHPIAPAAADACGEAPVALPAWARSAFSAYVKREQRKGFRLEASFLPPTVLPWLVPPLCQKSRKRKSLPDFRADVPLMPALPPVPSRLPFPEPFLPVPVLRVSHLDFLRFLASERRCRNNMSCGGPGRMHQLSVKGKQATTPKEGAAMEKRRKPERVASSTPGASCSLRGAAQAFLAEVSSLLQGAQFEHKTPDRCSVQRSERRQRGSNRCSLGSGGGGDVFEGERIEAGESSLEGTKACQADADAELGRGVASHEVENAHVTARMLCEMEESGSVSNQSKRTSEVDNLPVTGAMAVQCALPRIPSESPVSGWFVPVQVEAHLRGVPRRLCQLFLMTKEDLLLFFENNGSSLDADARSRRASNGVTAQSPRRIVPARPEAFSLEEPVHKRFTRSQLAKKALERGPPRDGKTAKGGASETAVAERPTDPYTRNQPCSNKADCASPNVPKSTFDPEREITHTMEQEGRPPSNPFAKREEVTGFWAQTVAATLASNSRRAKTISMRNYGTQCSESGQRERTSTTALPTHGAEIECFDLGPQRRLIGFVTTGQHSLARGKGFGIACVSAEAFLEALQLQLRVLCGGNRSAPGYSHEPAHGSRTRRVDVDCLGVKLLVWLRNIQSRRYHPAWISMVIQD
- a CDS encoding endoribonuclease L-PSP protein (encoded by transcript TGME49_254740); amino-acid sequence: MGPYSHTGNIHSIVFGSGQIGLDPRTMQLVRGGVKEQTQQCLANGEFLNTATRSPKNSSSNITLLTEMANFGLVSRVYGQFFSDTFAGHQGTERGSPRNETDNGVAPARAASATRELSMRALIVINAANVTNSATR